CGTCTGGATGAGCGACTTTATGAACTGAACGATCACCTGGGGAATGCTCGTGCGATCATCAGCGACCGGAAACTGAGCGACGTATCGGGAGGCTCGCCGTATCACTTCCGAGCGGAGATCTCGAGCTACAACAACCTCTACCCGTTCGGGATGGAGCAGCCCGGACGGAACATCAACAGCGATCTGTACCGGTACGGGTACAACGGTATGGAGAAGGACAGTACGGCGAGCCAGGACCACTACAGCACGTACTTCCGCCCGTACGATGCGCGGCTGGGGCGGTGGTGGGGAATCGATCCGGTGACGCATACCGGAGAGAGTCCGTATGTGGCGATGGGGGATGACCCGGTGAATGCCGTTGATCCGAGTGGGGCGGACCCAAGCGGGACCGATACGACGAAGGGAGTAAGTCAGTCTCCTCCGTTGGCTCCTGTTCACAAGACAGCCAGTGGATCGTACAGCTACGGTAACGGTGATGCTGTTGGTGCGGGCAAGACACTTGTCTATACCAGTAATGGTACATACGCGACCGATCAATTCAGCCGGTCGATGGCACGGACCTCTGGCTTCCAGTACGCCTCCAAGATCGACCACCTGACGGACGATGGCCGGTATTCGATGTCGTTAGTGTACCCGTCCAACTCTGCAGGGAGTTCCATAGGCGGCCGGCCGCCGGCCGCATCGAACATGCCGATGCCCTCGCATGATGGCCCCCCCGTTCATACCCTTGCGACGTTCGAGGTCAGCAATGACATGTGGAACTTCGGTGAAGGAGGGGTGAAGCATGCATTCCGCTGCCAAGATGATGCATTGACCGCGCTCGCAGAGCGTATGAGAGCGGAGGATACGCCGTTGGGGCCGATACCCAAGCCGCACTGGTCTGAAATAATCGTCCCAGTTGGAGGCTCGATACATGCTGGGATGTTCAACATTCAGCAGGGGCGCTTGTTCGAAGGGTTCCTGAACTACGGTATGGCCGTGACTGAGCTTGCAGGAATCGGAGAATTTGTAGATTTGGTTAAAGGTGGCGGTACTCTCATTGGGAGGGCCTTCGGGTTAGGCGAGGCTGTTGCACCTACATTGGAACGAGCGACGGCAGGACGGTTGGCAACGGTAGGTGGGGCAGGAACCCCCTCCTTATC
The sequence above is a segment of the Nitrospira sp. genome. Coding sequences within it:
- a CDS encoding thrombospondin type 3 repeat-containing protein produces the protein EDSNLNGVGDVCEEWWCGGDSDGDGIPNCDDPCPYDPTPTGDSDGDGVGDACDNCPNVPNTNQHDADGDGVGDVCDNCPFVSNPDQTDSDGDGVGDACQGVSYDCSISRVEHPIYGLGREGVARLNNVDLDSIPVGNMYTRRLDERLYELNDHLGNARAIISDRKLSDVSGGSPYHFRAEISSYNNLYPFGMEQPGRNINSDLYRYGYNGMEKDSTASQDHYSTYFRPYDARLGRWWGIDPVTHTGESPYVAMGDDPVNAVDPSGADPSGTDTTKGVSQSPPLAPVHKTASGSYSYGNGDAVGAGKTLVYTSNGTYATDQFSRSMARTSGFQYASKIDHLTDDGRYSMSLVYPSNSAGSSIGGRPPAASNMPMPSHDGPPVHTLATFEVSNDMWNFGEGGVKHAFRCQDDALTALAERMRAEDTPLGPIPKPHWSEIIVPVGGSIHAGMFNIQQGRLFEGFLNYGMAVTELAGIGEFVDLVKGGGTLIGRAFGLGEAVAPTLERATAGRLATVGGAGTPSLSVTPFVRVAGRTEAQLALPAAKQVDYSWGALNIYQHGGEMTAIEHINYRHAFESGFSDVSRFAEGTTVRNIHSYVDQAARYGNVTAQGANGFKIEYNLGQIIGTGQGGEAANGIRVFIRNGQVKTAFPIAFP